A stretch of the TM7 phylum sp. oral taxon 349 genome encodes the following:
- a CDS encoding ABC transporter ATP-binding protein, translated as MVAKTNTVPVIQLKGLTKRYGIGDTARDVLDSVSLKIEQGEFIAVMGPSGCGKTTLLNVIGLLDRPDGGEYSLNGASAARLSGAQRARARATQIGIVFQSFNLINRLTVLENVALPLTYQGASRVKRLERASEILKTFHLQEREYYMPWQLSGGQMQRVAIARALVSKPSIILADEPTGNLDSRSSHVIMEELAQLHKQGNTIIMVTHNPNLTSYASRVINMLDGKIASDTKIRIASGNESEKSVKISLNARRTAKEERDNVRSAKKKSAKETKNDSNLAADERESSGSDDVEPSSSQSSDQAERKKAES; from the coding sequence ATGGTTGCGAAAACTAACACAGTGCCCGTTATTCAGTTGAAGGGTCTCACTAAACGCTACGGTATCGGCGACACAGCACGTGATGTTCTTGATTCGGTGAGCCTGAAAATTGAACAAGGTGAGTTTATTGCCGTTATGGGGCCATCTGGCTGCGGTAAGACGACGCTACTTAACGTCATTGGCCTGCTTGACCGACCTGATGGTGGCGAATATTCTTTGAACGGCGCGTCGGCGGCGCGGTTGTCAGGTGCGCAGCGGGCGCGGGCGCGGGCAACGCAAATCGGCATCGTCTTTCAAAGTTTTAATTTAATAAACCGCCTGACGGTACTCGAAAACGTTGCGCTTCCCCTCACCTATCAAGGCGCTTCCCGCGTAAAACGATTGGAGCGCGCAAGTGAAATTTTGAAGACGTTTCATCTGCAAGAACGCGAGTACTACATGCCGTGGCAATTGTCTGGCGGACAAATGCAGCGCGTTGCGATCGCGCGGGCACTCGTCAGCAAACCGAGCATTATCCTCGCAGATGAACCGACAGGCAACCTAGACAGTCGCTCCAGCCACGTTATTATGGAAGAATTAGCGCAGCTTCATAAACAAGGCAATACGATTATCATGGTGACGCACAATCCGAATCTTACGAGTTACGCTAGCCGCGTTATTAACATGCTTGATGGTAAGATTGCGAGTGATACTAAAATACGCATCGCAAGCGGTAATGAGAGTGAGAAATCAGTAAAAATCTCGCTCAACGCGCGACGTACCGCTAAAGAAGAAAGGGACAATGTGCGTTCTGCAAAGAAAAAGTCAGCGAAAGAGACAAAAAATGACAGCAATCTTGCTGCGGACGAGCGAGAGTCGTCTGGATCAGATGATGTTGAGCCATCGTCTAGTCAATCATCAGACCAGGCTGAACGAAAGAAGGCGGAATCATGA